In the genome of Gammaproteobacteria bacterium, the window CCTCGGCGTGGATCACCTTGGCGCGCCGCTCGCGTTCGGCCTCGGCCTGCTTCGCGATCGCACGGATCATGTTCTCGTTGAGGTCCACGTGCTTGATCTCGACATTCGCGACCTTGATGCCCCAGACATCGGTCTGCACATCGAGCACCTGCTGCAGATCCTGGTTGATGCGCTCGCGATCGGCCAGCAGCTGGTCGAGCTCGTGCTTGCCGAGGATCGCGCGCAGCGTGGTCTGCGCCAGCTGCGAGGTCGCGTTCATGTAGTCCTCGACCTGGATGATCGCGAGCTGCGGGTCGACCACGCGTGCGTAGATCACCGCGTTGACCTTTACCGAGACATTGTCACGCGTGATCACGTCCTGCGGCGGCACGTCCATCACCACGGTGCGCAGATCGACGCGCACCATCTGCTGGATGCCGGGAATCAGGATGATCAGCCCCGGTCCCTTCACCTTCCAGAAACGCCCCAGCTGGAACACCACGCCGCGCTCGTACTCGCGCAAAATGCGCACCGAGGCGAACACCAGCAGAATCAACAGTATTGGAATGAACCCGTAACCGATACCCATCTGTTTTTACTCCTCGCTTGCAGTGGAACCTGTATTGCCCGGGGTGCCACCGTCGGCCGCTTGCGTCGCGACGCCAGCCTCGGGCTGCACCTGCAGGATCAGACCTTCGCGGCCGGTGACGCGCACCTGCTCGCCGGGGCGCAGCGGCGCGCTCGAGCGGACCTGCCAGCGCTCGCCGTGAACTCGTGCCCAGGTCGTCTGCAGGTCTTCGCCGATAATCTCGCCGTGCGCGCCGATCAGCTCCTCGGAGCCGCTCACCACGGGCCGGCCGCGAGCCTTCAGCGCCAGGCGCAGCACCACCACCACGAACAGCACATTGAACAGCGCCACACTCACGATCAGTCCGAGCGGAATGCCGAAGCCCGGCGTCTCGGTGTCGATCAGCATCACCGAGCCGATCACGAAGGCGATGATGCCACCGATGCCGAGCGCGCCGAAACTCGGCAACAGGGCCTCGCCCACCAGCATTGCAAACCCCAGCACGATCAGCGCCACTCCGGCATAGTTCACCGGCAGCATCTGCAAGGCAAACATGCCGAGCAGCAGCGCGATCGATCCCGCCACGCCGGGCAGACCGAATCCCGGCGTGGTCAGCTCGAAATAGATGCCATAGATGCCGAGCAGCAGCAACAGGTAGGCCACGGTCGGATCGGTGATGATAGCGAGCAACCGGGTGCGCCAGTCGGCATCGAAGGCCTCGATGATCACTCCGTCACTTTGCAGCAGCAGGGTGCCGTCCTGCATCGCCACCGTACGGCCCTGCGCCTGTTGCAGCAGCGAGGGCAGATCGGATGCCACGAGGTCGATCACGCCACGCTCGTGTGCCTCCTGCGCCGACAGGCTGGCGCCTTCGCGTACCGCGCGATCGGCCCATTCGACATTGCGTCCGCGCAACTGCGCCAGCGAGCGCAGGTAGGCCGCGGAATCGTTCACCATCTTGCGGGTCATCGCATCGGCACCCGGATGCACTTCGTCCGTATCGGGCGCGGCACCGGGCGGATCCGTCCGCGGCTGCGCAGGCGCATTGGGCGCTGGTGCGGGTCGCGTTCCCGGCAGGCCACCGATCTGTACCGGGGTGGCGGCACCGAGATTGGTGCCGAGCGCCATCGCGGCGACATGGCTGGCATAAACGATGTAGGCACCGGCGCTGGCCGCGCGCGCGCCGCTCGGTGCCACCCAGGCGATGACCGGAACCGGAGAAGCGAGAATGTCCTTCACGATCTGGCGGGTCGAGCTGTCGAGCCCGCCCGGCGTGTCGATCTGCAGGATCAGCAGCGGCGCACCCTCGGCTGCCGCCTTGTGCAGCCCGCGCGCAATGAAATCGACGCTGGCCGGCCCGATCGCGCCGTTCAGCCGCAGCAGCGGCGCGGACGCAGTGACGGCGACCGGCGAGGATTGCTCCGGTTGCGGAGCCTGCGCCGAAACCAGCGTTGCGATCAGCACGAGCAGCAGCACAGCGATACTGCTGCGCCCGGCGCCACGGATGATTTTCCGCACGATGCTGTTCGTACCCATCCTCAAAGCCTCCCACCCGGATCCGGGCAGTTGCCATGTCCACCATCATGCGTCGGTTGCGCCGAATCGGCAAACACTCTGGATAGAGCACCCTGAATCGCCGGGTGGAGATCTCGTGATGGCAGGCCGCGAATTGCGCGCGGACCCCGGAATCCTCGATTGAATCGCGCTCAGTCTTGCGGCGTGCCGGCCTGAAGCCCGACCCCACCCATTTGCCGGTCATGCACTCGCACCAGCGTGAGCTGCGCCAGCACCGCGCCGCACAGCGCCAGGAACATATCCCACTGGGTGTCCCAGATATCGCCCTGGGTGCCGAGAAATTCGATCGACGCCTGGTCCGCGATTTCGGCGGTCCACCATTCGATGAACTCGTAATTCACGCTCACGAACATGCACACGCACAGCACCAGGAAAAACAGCCATTTGCCGCGCTGCAGCGGCGAGCGGCGCAACAATACCTCGCGCGCAATCATCGCGGGTACCAAACCCTGCACGATATGACCGAGCCGGTCGTAGTGATTGCGACCCAGCTCGAACCACTCCTGGAACCAGAAACCGAGCGGTACGCGGGCATAGGTATAATGGCCGCCGACCATCAGAACCAGCGCATGCAGGAAAATCAGCCAGTAAAGAAGCCGGGTGAGCGGAAATTTCCCGCGGCTTGCCGCCAGCAGCGGTATCGCGACCAGCACCGGGAATACCTCGAGAAACCAGGTGGTCATGTCATGGGGATGCCAACCCGAAACCAGCAGCGCGACCAGTGTCAAGGCCAGCAACAGCCAGAGTTCGTTACGCGTCGCGGTGATCATGGGCGAATATCCGGATGGATGCGGCCGGATTACTATAGCAAAGGCATCCTGCGCGCGAGCGCGTGCGAACGATGCATTTCATTGTCTGGAGTGAGCCGATGACAATTCGTCCTTTCAAGATCCTGTTCTGGACCCTGGTCGCACTGGCAATGCTGCTGATCGCGGGAATCACCCTGACGCCGAATCTCGAGATCACGAGCTGGAGCATGCTGCTCAACGCGATCAGCGGTGCGCCCGGGCCGCAGGCGAGCGCCGAATCCACGGGCCGGCAACTCGAGGCGCCGGCGGGCTTTGCGCTCAGCCTTTACGCGGGCGATGTCCCGAAGGCACGCTTCATGCGCCTGACCAGCGCCGGCGATCTGCTGGTCAGCCAGCCCCGGCTCGGCCAGATACTGTTGCTCGCCCGCGATGCCGACGGCGACGGACATCCCGATCGCCAGCAGGTTCTGATAGACGGACTGGACCGCCCGCAAGGCATGGATATCGCCGACGGCTGGCTCTACATCGCCGAGAGCGGCGCTCTCGGGCGCATCGCGTTCGACAGCGCAACGGGGCGCACCAGCGGGGAGTACCGGCAAGTGCTCGGGGGCCTGCCCGAAGGCGGCAATCACTGGGGTCGTACGGTGCGCGTCGGCCCGGACGGCTGGCTGTACCTCAGCATCGGCTCGAGCTGCAACGCCTGCGTCGAGGAGCACCGGTGGCGCGCCGCGATGCTGCGCCTGCGTCCCGATGGTTCGCAGGTGCAGATACACGCCAGCGGCTTGCGCAACAGCGTCGGCTTCGACTGGGCGCCATGGAACGGCGAACTCTATGCCACCGACAACGGCCGCGATCTGCTGGGCGACGATTTTCCGCCCTGCGAACTGAACCGCATCGTTGCGGGCGGATTCTACGGCTGGCCATATATCAACGGTTTCGCCAAGCTCGATCCCGATAACGGCGGCGGCAGGGAAATCCTGCTCGCCACCGCCCTTTCCCCGGCCCACGGGTTTCGCGCCCACACCGCGCCGCTCGGCATCAGCTTCCTGCGCAGTCCGAGCCGTGCACCCCGGTTCCAGCGCGCGGCGCTGGTCGCCCTGCACGGATCGTGGAACCGCTCCGTTCCCGATGGGTACAAGGTGGTGCTGCTCAGCTGGGACGAGCAGGGCATGATCAGCGAGAGCGATTTCCTGAGTGGCTTCGAGCGCGACGGGCAAGTGATCGGACGCCCGGTCGATGTGGTCGAGGCTACCGATGGCAGCATCTTTGTCAGCGACGACTACGCCGGCGCGATCTACCGCCTGGTTCCGGGTCAGGACGCGAACAGCACGCTGCCCATGAGCCCCGCGCC includes:
- a CDS encoding slipin family protein produces the protein MGIGYGFIPILLILLVFASVRILREYERGVVFQLGRFWKVKGPGLIILIPGIQQMVRVDLRTVVMDVPPQDVITRDNVSVKVNAVIYARVVDPQLAIIQVEDYMNATSQLAQTTLRAILGKHELDQLLADRERINQDLQQVLDVQTDVWGIKVANVEIKHVDLNENMIRAIAKQAEAERERRAKVIHAEGELQASDKLLEAANKLAQAPEAMQLRYLQTLTAIAGEKSSTIIFPMPIDLLTSIVGSLPRGKPD
- a CDS encoding nodulation protein NfeD; amino-acid sequence: MGTNSIVRKIIRGAGRSSIAVLLLVLIATLVSAQAPQPEQSSPVAVTASAPLLRLNGAIGPASVDFIARGLHKAAAEGAPLLILQIDTPGGLDSSTRQIVKDILASPVPVIAWVAPSGARAASAGAYIVYASHVAAMALGTNLGAATPVQIGGLPGTRPAPAPNAPAQPRTDPPGAAPDTDEVHPGADAMTRKMVNDSAAYLRSLAQLRGRNVEWADRAVREGASLSAQEAHERGVIDLVASDLPSLLQQAQGRTVAMQDGTLLLQSDGVIIEAFDADWRTRLLAIITDPTVAYLLLLLGIYGIYFELTTPGFGLPGVAGSIALLLGMFALQMLPVNYAGVALIVLGFAMLVGEALLPSFGALGIGGIIAFVIGSVMLIDTETPGFGIPLGLIVSVALFNVLFVVVVLRLALKARGRPVVSGSEELIGAHGEIIGEDLQTTWARVHGERWQVRSSAPLRPGEQVRVTGREGLILQVQPEAGVATQAADGGTPGNTGSTASEE
- a CDS encoding DUF2238 domain-containing protein; the encoded protein is MITATRNELWLLLALTLVALLVSGWHPHDMTTWFLEVFPVLVAIPLLAASRGKFPLTRLLYWLIFLHALVLMVGGHYTYARVPLGFWFQEWFELGRNHYDRLGHIVQGLVPAMIAREVLLRRSPLQRGKWLFFLVLCVCMFVSVNYEFIEWWTAEIADQASIEFLGTQGDIWDTQWDMFLALCGAVLAQLTLVRVHDRQMGGVGLQAGTPQD
- a CDS encoding PQQ-dependent sugar dehydrogenase, with amino-acid sequence MTIRPFKILFWTLVALAMLLIAGITLTPNLEITSWSMLLNAISGAPGPQASAESTGRQLEAPAGFALSLYAGDVPKARFMRLTSAGDLLVSQPRLGQILLLARDADGDGHPDRQQVLIDGLDRPQGMDIADGWLYIAESGALGRIAFDSATGRTSGEYRQVLGGLPEGGNHWGRTVRVGPDGWLYLSIGSSCNACVEEHRWRAAMLRLRPDGSQVQIHASGLRNSVGFDWAPWNGELYATDNGRDLLGDDFPPCELNRIVAGGFYGWPYINGFAKLDPDNGGGREILLATALSPAHGFRAHTAPLGISFLRSPSRAPRFQRAALVALHGSWNRSVPDGYKVVLLSWDEQGMISESDFLSGFERDGQVIGRPVDVVEATDGSIFVSDDYAGAIYRLVPGQDANSTLPMSPAPSTVAARPDPLAGIDARQRAAAHSSGSALMTRYACIGCHSAGTVPGDKLQTLAERYTLAELADYFLLPTAPMPIFALNAAERRDLAIHLLDNPEN